From bacterium, one genomic window encodes:
- a CDS encoding prepilin-type N-terminal cleavage/methylation domain-containing protein gives MSLYPQSSILNPRKRGFTLLEILVAVAVTGMIMSVIYTSFARTVESKEYIEQGNEIYHKIRWAVDKITSDLSAAYVHPNKESHSLFYGASNIVNDMPMDELHFTTFAYVEVNPMGIGSDQAEVSYKVAWLPDLEQFQLWRREDATVDEDTQTGGEQFVLLDNVLAFNVRFYDGSVWKDQWDSRPFDALFDEDGNPVETQVEQTDEMVKAVPYAVEVTLAVAGPDGRPIVFASKMKLEMSTVDLVEEEEEGADDDDDDASGDPAGGTPGGATPGGANPPGGGGNPGGGFFGIG, from the coding sequence GTGTCTCTCTATCCTCAATCTTCAATCCTCAATCCTCGCAAGCGCGGTTTCACGCTGCTCGAGATTCTCGTCGCCGTCGCGGTAACAGGGATGATCATGTCCGTCATCTACACGTCGTTCGCGCGCACGGTGGAGTCGAAGGAGTACATCGAGCAGGGCAACGAGATCTATCACAAGATCCGATGGGCCGTGGACAAGATCACGAGCGACCTCTCGGCCGCGTACGTGCATCCGAACAAGGAAAGCCACTCGCTGTTTTACGGCGCGTCGAACATCGTCAACGACATGCCGATGGACGAATTGCACTTCACCACGTTCGCGTACGTCGAGGTGAATCCGATGGGGATCGGATCCGACCAGGCGGAGGTGTCGTACAAGGTCGCGTGGCTGCCGGACCTGGAGCAATTCCAGCTTTGGCGCCGCGAGGACGCGACGGTCGACGAGGACACGCAAACCGGCGGCGAGCAGTTCGTCCTGCTCGACAATGTGCTTGCGTTCAACGTGCGCTTTTACGATGGATCGGTATGGAAGGATCAATGGGACAGCCGGCCGTTCGACGCGCTGTTCGACGAGGACGGCAACCCCGTCGAGACGCAGGTCGAGCAGACCGACGAGATGGTGAAGGCCGTGCCGTATGCGGTGGAGGTGACGCTGGCCGTCGCGGGCCCGGACGGCCGTCCGATCGTGTTCGCTTCGAAGATGAAGCTTGAGATGTCGACCGTGGACCTTGTCGAGGAAGAAGAGGAAGGCGCGGACGACGACGACGATGACGCAAGCGGCGATCCGGCCGGCGGCACGCCCGGCGGCGCGACGCCCGGCGGCGCGAATCCTCCGGGCGGCGGCGGCAATCCCGGCGGCGGGTTTTTCGGGATCGGATGA
- a CDS encoding prepilin-type N-terminal cleavage/methylation domain-containing protein, translating to MMRAAARPANPRTGPETPPWRRFAFRGGFTLLEIMVVVAIIAGVVAIAAPRFGNVFEANTKSTLRRLAGSIRFCFHEAVIKQSVIRLNFQPLLGEYWATILVASGTYGEFVPLGSTIFDHAQLPSGVRFVDIVTAHDVFKKDMDETFITFYPTGYAERAVIHIVDPNANQYTLVVQPLTGDVEILDGYIDIVDTQPVGPFGSEEFS from the coding sequence ATGATGCGCGCCGCCGCACGGCCGGCGAACCCGCGTACCGGACCGGAAACGCCGCCTTGGCGGCGTTTCGCGTTTCGGGGCGGCTTCACGCTTCTTGAGATCATGGTCGTCGTCGCGATCATCGCGGGCGTCGTCGCGATCGCCGCGCCGCGTTTCGGCAACGTGTTCGAGGCGAACACGAAAAGCACGCTGCGGCGCCTGGCCGGCTCCATCCGCTTTTGCTTCCACGAGGCGGTCATCAAGCAGTCCGTCATTCGCCTGAACTTCCAGCCATTGCTCGGTGAATACTGGGCGACGATCCTCGTCGCGTCGGGCACCTACGGCGAATTCGTACCGCTGGGGTCGACCATCTTCGATCACGCCCAGTTGCCAAGCGGCGTCCGGTTCGTCGATATCGTCACGGCGCACGACGTATTCAAGAAGGACATGGACGAAACGTTCATCACGTTTTATCCGACCGGCTACGCGGAACGCGCGGTCATCCACATCGTCGACCCGAACGCCAACCAATACACGCTCGTCGTGCAACCGCTGACGGGCGACGTGGAAATCCTGGACGGCTACATCGACATCGTCGACACGCAGCCCGTGGGCCCGTTCGGCTCCGAGGAATTTTCATGA
- a CDS encoding prepilin-type N-terminal cleavage/methylation domain-containing protein — translation MRCARPRAGRGGFTLLEVFVAMAILATSLVVLLQNHSMSIRMSERARQTSIAANLARDLLTEVEIEGFPAVGAESGDFSARYPGLYPNFTWEREVTESFFVDFIRDVVVRVTYLEDGVPRTVEMIEMIAAKTLEEQEEGGINTGSGGPTILGDAQGGASGDEAE, via the coding sequence ATGAGGTGCGCGCGGCCGCGCGCGGGCCGCGGCGGCTTCACGCTGCTCGAGGTGTTCGTCGCGATGGCGATCCTGGCGACGAGCCTCGTGGTGCTCTTGCAAAACCACAGCATGTCGATCCGCATGAGCGAGCGCGCGCGCCAGACGTCGATCGCCGCGAACCTCGCGCGCGACCTTCTGACCGAGGTGGAGATCGAGGGCTTCCCCGCGGTGGGCGCGGAGTCCGGCGATTTCTCCGCGCGCTATCCGGGGCTCTATCCGAACTTCACGTGGGAGCGCGAGGTGACGGAGAGCTTTTTCGTCGACTTCATTCGCGATGTCGTCGTGCGCGTGACCTATCTGGAAGACGGCGTGCCGCGAACGGTGGAGATGATCGAGATGATCGCGGCCAAGACGCTCGAGGAGCAGGAGGAAGGCGGCATCAACACCGGCAGCGGAGGCCCGACCATTCTCGGCGACGCCCAGGGCGGCGCGTCCGGAGACGAGGCCGAATGA
- the gspK gene encoding type II secretion system minor pseudopilin GspK produces MAATLPIAGFAPRARRPRPSRAGVALLIVLMVTAILTVVILEFAESTRINLYIASNISDGMRAYYMAKSGVQVAAGSLLKDAQDNDEDHPHEEWANPMLGYIPISETEVISVTIADESGKFNLNKLVTLGGNPDTVRIDIFKKLLEGMGLDVNIADAVVDWIDKNTEQNAGGGEEDAFYGYASAVPEPYKAKNAPLSSIGEIKLIKGVTGEVYQRLIEVCTIYSDNKMNINTIDDRVLNALIQSVAPEANAQEAIEKINAFRNTEEQYFSKKGFRQELAQLELDPLLIGRIRRHLTFASRYFSVDVTANVGSTIKSVRGVVRRTKKESKLVYFRPGERLRPLTAPPGTVPDGAGGLGGVAGMGALLGG; encoded by the coding sequence ATGGCGGCGACGCTCCCCATTGCCGGTTTCGCGCCGCGCGCACGCCGCCCCCGCCCTTCGCGCGCGGGCGTGGCGCTACTCATCGTGCTGATGGTGACGGCGATTCTCACGGTCGTCATCCTGGAATTCGCGGAATCGACGCGCATCAATCTCTACATCGCCTCCAACATCAGCGACGGCATGCGCGCGTATTACATGGCCAAAAGCGGCGTGCAGGTCGCGGCGGGATCGCTGTTGAAGGACGCGCAGGACAACGACGAGGACCATCCGCACGAGGAGTGGGCGAACCCGATGCTGGGGTACATCCCCATTTCGGAGACGGAGGTGATTTCCGTCACGATCGCGGACGAATCCGGCAAGTTCAATCTGAACAAGCTCGTCACGCTCGGCGGCAATCCGGACACGGTGCGCATTGATATCTTCAAGAAGCTGCTCGAAGGCATGGGGCTCGACGTCAACATCGCCGACGCGGTCGTCGACTGGATCGACAAGAACACGGAGCAAAACGCGGGCGGCGGCGAGGAGGACGCGTTCTACGGATACGCGTCCGCGGTGCCGGAGCCGTACAAGGCGAAAAACGCGCCGCTGTCGAGCATCGGCGAAATCAAGCTGATCAAGGGCGTGACCGGGGAGGTGTACCAGCGCCTCATCGAGGTCTGCACGATTTACAGCGACAACAAGATGAACATCAACACGATCGACGACCGCGTGCTGAACGCGCTCATCCAAAGCGTCGCGCCGGAAGCGAACGCGCAGGAGGCCATCGAGAAGATCAACGCCTTCCGCAACACGGAAGAGCAGTACTTCTCCAAAAAGGGCTTCCGCCAGGAACTGGCGCAGCTCGAACTCGATCCGTTGCTTATCGGGCGCATACGCCGTCACCTCACGTTCGCGTCGCGCTACTTCTCGGTGGATGTGACGGCGAATGTCGGCTCGACGATCAAATCGGTGCGTGGCGTGGTGCGTCGAACGAAAAAGGAAAGCAAGCTCGTCTATTTCCGCCCCGGCGAACGCCTGCGCCCGTTGACCGCCCCGCCGGGCACCGTGCCCGACGGCGCCGGCGGCCTTGGCGGCGTGGCCGGCATGGGCGCGCTTCTGGGAGGCTGA